A stretch of DNA from Vibrio gallaecicus:
TTTCTCTGAGTAATAAATACCTGTTTCAGTTGCACTACCACCTGTCCCAGGTTTGAAATCACTCGCGATTTGCGTGATATCATTTGTGTAGCCATTCCCTCTAAGTGTCTCTGAATCTGTCGTGATGGTACCAACCATAAAATCAACACTTGCGTTTGATATAGTATCAGTAAAGGCTTGGGTTAAATCACTGATCGCATTCTGCTCATCAGACATACTGCCTGAGTTATCGATTACAAAGAGGAAGTCAGCTTTAGATGCTGTTTGGTCTAGTGCTGAGAATGTGTCATTTTCAACCAATAATTTTGCATCTTTAGACGCTTGAATACTTTCTGAAGTTGTGGAGACGATTAGGTCTGAATATGCAGCTACTCTATCACTTTGTATTAAGGTACTCGTAATTACAACACTGTCATCTGCTGGGTTGTAACTAGTCGTGATATCTAGTTGGTAATCATTTAGCTCTGTTTCAGATGCTGAAGGGATCAAAGTTGAAGCAACACCGCCTACTTTATTAACGGCAACTTGATTGATTAATGTGTTTAATAAATCAGTTAGTTTCAGACCGGTTGATAGGTTTATTTTATAAGTAGCATTGATGTCACCATTAGTCAGAATAGTCTGCGATGTCTGCGTCACTTTTCCTGAAATACTTGAAGCAAAAGCACTTATACTTGAGGTTAGAATTTCTTCGGCGGTAGAACCTCTTTGCATTGCACTGTTTTCTGCTACAAATCCAACTAGTTCTGTATTGTTTGGTGTAGGTTGTGAGCTTTGAGCTGCAATTGTAGTTGCTGGCTCTGCGTATATAACGGTACCTGTTATATCACCGGTTAAACTGGCTGTTGTATAACCGTCAGGTAAGAAGACTTGCTTGCTATCTAAAACGACTGATTGTGTAGGAGCAGGTGCTTCAGCTATTGATATGATGATGTCTTTAGTTTGTATGACACTTTTTCCATCAGCGTTTGTTGTTTCAATACTTAAAGTGTAGCTAACTTGACCTGCTTGAGAGCCCACTTGAACTTTCAATTGTTCAGGAGAGTTTACGTCCGGAGTGAGTTCTTGATTATTTTCATCCAGCCATGTGATCTTGTCGGTAGGAAGTAGGTTTGTGATAGTTGCTGTGAGGGTTGTTTCGCCATTCGGGGCAACAATTGCAGGGTTTGCTGTAATAGAGTTGATAATTGCGCTTGGTGCAAAGTCAGCTCCAATACTACATAACACTTCCTTTGACTCTATTTCAGACTCATCAAGAATATTATTCTTATTTTTATCGATACCAGCAGAAACTAGTTGTCCACCAGCGGCACAGCGAGAGTCCGTTTTTGCAATGAGAGCGATGGAGACAAGGGCTTGATCAAAGATTTCACTGCCTTCTTGATCGGTTTGCTGAGTACCATCATGACAAATTGTTTTATTTGATACGTATTCGGATTCTGCAAGAGCACCATCTTCATTGTCGTCATACCCTGCGATAACTTTGAGACCGCCATTTACACATTCCGCATTACCAGCAGGTAACGATAAAGTTGTAATTAAAGCATCTTTTTGAGCTTCGACTGGCGTTGTTGTTGTGCCACCGTCGCTGCCACCACCACAGCCAGAAAGTAAGACTGATGCTACAGATGTTGCGATTAATGTTTTTTTAGACCACTGAACGTTCATATTTATTACCATTTCCTTTAGTAACTTTTTAGGTATAGATTTTATGAATGGTATTTTTATGAAACTAGAGTCACTTTGTAAACATTATTTGTTAACTGAATTAAAAAAATCAGACTTCATTAATTGTTTGATTGTTAATGATAATTAACTCAATTTCATTATTTCAAATGTAATCGTTATCATTGATAGGTTTTATAAAATTAAAAGTGGCTATTTGAGGCATAAAAAAGCCGTAACAAGGTTACGGCAATTGAATTGAGCGGTTTAGATAAAGCTTTAGAATGTGTACGTTCTACTTTTTAACCGTAAGAATTTCATCCCAAGGTAGGTTCTCATCCCCTAAAACAATAAAGTTTGGGTTTTCTAATGTTTCTCTCTCATTGTATGAAAGAGGCTCTAATTGAGTACTTAAAATCCTCCCGCCAGCCTCTTCAACGATACATTGAGTAGCAGCCGTATCCCATTCACCAGTTGGCCCTAATCTTAGGTAGCAATCAACCGCGCCTTCCGCCACTAAGCATGCCTTTAGTGCCGCAGAGCCCAAAGGCACTAAATCATAGTTCCATGCTGAACTCATGCAGCTGGTGATTCGATTTATATCTTGGCGGCGGCTAATCGCCATCGCAATAGATTGGTTTGGCAGCTCATGATGATGTGTTTTAATTTTCACACTGTCAGCTAGTTCTGGGATTTTCCATGCCCCTTTGCCATGATAAGCGTAATAAGTCACACCTGATACCGGCGCATACACAACCCCCATCACAGGTCGATTATGCTCAATTAGTGCAATGATGGTCGCGAAGTCACCACTACGCGCGATGAATTCTTGAGTGCCATCGAGTGGGTCGACTAACCAGTAGCGATCCCATTGTTTACGTTGCTCTAAACTAATGTCAGCAGCTTCTTCAGAAAGCACTGGGATATCAGGAGTGAGCTCCGTTAAGCGCTGTTCTATAAGCTTATGTGCGGCCAAATCGGCACTGGTTACAGGCGTGTCATCGCTTTTCGTAAATTCTTCGTAATCCTTTTTTTCATAGATTTCGAGAATCAATTGCCCAGCAGAACGAGCAATTTCAATGACGGAAGGTAAGAGGTGGGATAGATCTTTTGTTATTGGCATAGGGCTAACTCTTATTCTTCTAATGTACTAGCTTGTTCTTTTAATGTTCTGAGGGCTAGTAGTAGGGCGGTAATACAGCGAGCTTCACTAAAATCGAGATGAGTGAGTAATTCTTCGGCTTGAGCAAGTGGCCAGCGTATGATGTCTAAAGGTTCAGGTTCATCACCTTCAAGCTTTTCAGGGTATAAGTCTTCAGCAATGAACAGCGTCATTTTGCTCGAAAAATAGGAAGGAGCAAGAACGACTTCTTTTAAAGGGGTTAACTTATGCGATCCGAATCCAATCTCTTCTTTAAGCTCTCTGATTGCTGCCTCTGAAGGCGTTTCTCCGGCGTCAATTAGCCCTTTGGGGAAGCCAAGTTCGTAGCGCTCGGTACCTGCAGCGTATTCGCGAACCAGTAATAGATCACCTTGCTCAGAGATTGGAACCATCATCACGGCATTTCGTCCGCTAGGCTTCATGCGTTCGTAAGTTCTTTCTTCACCATTAGAGAAGCGTAAATCGAGAGATTCAATAGAGAAAAGTTTTGATTGAGCGACAGTTTGCTGAGCCAAAATTTCTGGCACTTTCCTTTTTGTCATTACGCTCGCTCCTTAGCTTTAATTAGATACCCCCAATATATGAAAAAACGGCATGGATTGATACTGGCGGGTTTTGTGTTTCGACTTAATTCTGAACCTTATGCAAAATTCTTAGGGTGAATGCCTGAGAGTTGATCATTCATTCAATGAACTTATTCAATAATAGGATGAGATAAGGCATTAAAAAAGGTTGATGCTTACACATCAACCTTTTGCTGTTTGTTTGGTGTTACTTCTAGTGTGGACTAGTAGTAAGAGTGCTCACCGCGATCATGC
This window harbors:
- a CDS encoding DUF7151 family protein, which gives rise to MNVQWSKKTLIATSVASVLLSGCGGGSDGGTTTTPVEAQKDALITTLSLPAGNAECVNGGLKVIAGYDDNEDGALAESEYVSNKTICHDGTQQTDQEGSEIFDQALVSIALIAKTDSRCAAGGQLVSAGIDKNKNNILDESEIESKEVLCSIGADFAPSAIINSITANPAIVAPNGETTLTATITNLLPTDKITWLDENNQELTPDVNSPEQLKVQVGSQAGQVSYTLSIETTNADGKSVIQTKDIIISIAEAPAPTQSVVLDSKQVFLPDGYTTASLTGDITGTVIYAEPATTIAAQSSQPTPNNTELVGFVAENSAMQRGSTAEEILTSSISAFASSISGKVTQTSQTILTNGDINATYKINLSTGLKLTDLLNTLINQVAVNKVGGVASTLIPSASETELNDYQLDITTSYNPADDSVVITSTLIQSDRVAAYSDLIVSTTSESIQASKDAKLLVENDTFSALDQTASKADFLFVIDNSGSMSDEQNAISDLTQAFTDTISNASVDFMVGTITTDSETLRGNGYTNDITQIASDFKPGTGGSATETGIYYSEKSLTTDGTSVTAGYPRPGASLSVVIMSDEKSQYERRSNTAFDTSNNIFIDNGYRVYSIVDPNDAYNSQYDDLATSTLGKTLNINVTSEYKAFVETMAQNAGATSAGYKLTQAANNHILSSSINVTVDGNVVERKSSNGWQYYPLSESIVFTGTAIPNEGLEIVVAYQYVEIKQAN
- the nudE gene encoding ADP compounds hydrolase NudE translates to MTKRKVPEILAQQTVAQSKLFSIESLDLRFSNGEERTYERMKPSGRNAVMMVPISEQGDLLLVREYAAGTERYELGFPKGLIDAGETPSEAAIRELKEEIGFGSHKLTPLKEVVLAPSYFSSKMTLFIAEDLYPEKLEGDEPEPLDIIRWPLAQAEELLTHLDFSEARCITALLLALRTLKEQASTLEE
- the cysQ gene encoding 3'(2'),5'-bisphosphate nucleotidase CysQ yields the protein MPITKDLSHLLPSVIEIARSAGQLILEIYEKKDYEEFTKSDDTPVTSADLAAHKLIEQRLTELTPDIPVLSEEAADISLEQRKQWDRYWLVDPLDGTQEFIARSGDFATIIALIEHNRPVMGVVYAPVSGVTYYAYHGKGAWKIPELADSVKIKTHHHELPNQSIAMAISRRQDINRITSCMSSAWNYDLVPLGSAALKACLVAEGAVDCYLRLGPTGEWDTAATQCIVEEAGGRILSTQLEPLSYNERETLENPNFIVLGDENLPWDEILTVKK